From a single Rutidosis leptorrhynchoides isolate AG116_Rl617_1_P2 chromosome 5, CSIRO_AGI_Rlap_v1, whole genome shotgun sequence genomic region:
- the LOC139847485 gene encoding probable LRR receptor-like serine/threonine-protein kinase At5g10290 — protein sequence MEIIVLILLLGNLHLVAPDAQGDALFDLRSSLKASPSQLTDWNQNQVNPCTWSKVNCDPNLNVISVSMSFMGFTGTLSPRIKVLSKLTILSLQGNQITGGIPEEYGNLTSLTMLDLESNRLIGQIPSSLGNLKNLQFLILSQNDLEGPIPDSLSSLPNLTSISLGYNNLSGQIPDNLFQVSKFNFTGNRLNCGFNYTHSCTSDSGDASKKSKAKIIIGVIAGVLVLLLLGCLMLFLWRGRHKGYKREVFVDVAGEVDRRIAFGQLKRFAWRELQLATDNFNERNVLGQGGFGKVYKGVLGDNTKVAVKRLTDYESPGGDAAFQREVEMISVAVHRNLLRLIGFCTTPTERLLVYPYMQNLSVAYRLRELKPGEAVLDWATRKRIALGTARGLEYLHEHCNPKIIHRDVKAANVLLDEDFEAVVGDFGLAKLVDVRKTNVTTQVRGTMGHIAPEYLSTGKSSERTDIFGYGIMLLEIVTGQRAIDFSRLEEEDDVLLLDHVKKLEREKRLDAIVDRNLNTNYEMQEVEMMIKVALLCTQNSPEDRPAMSEVVRMLEGEGLAERWEEWQNVEVNRRQEYDRLQRRFDWGEDSIHNQDAIELSGGR from the exons ATGGAGATAATAGTTTTAATTCTGTTACTGGGAAATTTGCATTTGGTAGCGCCTGATGCTCAAG GAGATGCACTTTTTGATCTGAGAAGTTCGCTTAAGGCTTCACCGAGTCAGCTTACAGACTGGAACCAGAATCAAGTTAATCCTTGTACTTGGTCTAAAGTAAATTGTGATCCAAATCTAAATGTTATCTCTGT ATCTATGTCGTTCATGGGATTTACAGGAACATTGTCACCAAGAATAAAAGTTCTGTCAAAGCTTACCATACT TTCTTTGCAAGGGAATCAAATAACAGGGGGAATACCCGAAGAATACGGTAATCTGACTAGCTTAACGATGTTGGATTTGGAAAGCAATCGTTTAATTGGACAAATACCATCTTCACTTGGAAATCTTAAGAATCTTCAATTTCT GATCTTGAGCCAAAACGATCTTGAAGGGCCTATCCCCGACTCACTTTCAAGTCTACCAAACTTGACTAGCAT TTCACTTGGTTACAACAACCTCAGTGGTCAAATTCCAGATAATTTGTTTCAAGTTTCTAAATTCAA TTTTACAGGGAACAGATTGAACTGTGGCTTCAATTATACCCATTCTTGCACATCTGATTCTGGAG ATGCTTCAAAGAAATCGAAGGCAAAAATTATAATAGGAGTAATTGCTGGAGTTCTTGTTCTTCTTCTGCTCGGATGCTTGATGTTGTTTTTATGGAGGGGTAGGCACAAAGGCTACAAACGTGAGGTGTTTGTTGATGTTGCAG GGGAAGTTGACCGCAGAATTGCGTTTGGTCAACTGAAGCGGTTTGCATGGAGGGAACTACAGCTTGCTACTGATAACTTCAATGAAAGAAACGTTCTTGGACAAGGAGGTTTTGGGAAGGTTTATAAAGGAGTTCTTGGAGACAATACTAAAGTTGCCGTGAAGCGATTAACCGATTACGAGAGTCCAGGTGGCGATGCAGCGTTCCAACGTGAAGTCGAGATGATAAGTGTCGCTGTTCATAGGAATCTTTTACGTCTCATTGGATTTTGCACCACTCCTACTGAACGCTTGCTCGTGTATCCCTACATGCAGAATTTAAGTGTTGCTTATCGATTAAGAG AACTAAAACCTGGAGAGGCAGTTTTAGATTGGGCTACAAGGAAGAGGATAGCTTTAGGCACTGCTCGTGGACTCGAATACCTTCATGAACATTGCAATCCTAAAATAATTCATAGGGACGTTAAAGCAGCTAATGTATTGCTGGATGAAGATTTTGAAGCCGTTGTCGGTGATTTTGGGTTGGCAAAACTGGTTGACGTTAGAAAAACTAATGTGACGACTCAAGTTCGTGGGACCATGGGTCACATAGCTCCAGAATATCTGTCCACCGGAAAATCGTCCGAAAGGACCGACATTTTTGGGTATGGGATCATGCTTCTTGAAATTGTAACGGGACAACGGGCCATAGATTTTTCACGGCTTGAGGAAGAAGATGATGTCTTGTTGCTTGACCAC GTCAAGAAACTAGAGAGGGAAAAGAGGTTGGATGCAATAGTTGACCGCAATTTAAATACGAACTACGAAATGCAAGAAGTTGAGATGATGATTAAAGTAGCATTGTTGTGTACCCAAAATTCACCTGAAGACCGACCAGCAATGTCGGAAGTTGTACGAATGCTTGAAGGAGAAGGGCTCGCTGAACGATGGGAAGAATGGCAAAATGTTGAAGTTAATCGTCGACAAGAGTATGACCGGTTACAAAGAAGATTTGATTGGGGAGAAGACTCGATCCATAATCAAGATGCTATAGAGTTATCTGGTGGAAGATGA